One Marinibacterium anthonyi genomic region harbors:
- a CDS encoding putative CtpA-like serine protease — protein MKKFLMVAVGGTLAGIVATTQIAGPLLAQESERNASVYEQLDLFGDIFERIRAQYVEEVDPGELIEAAIDGMLTSLDPHSSYLSPDDAAAMRVQTRGEFGGLGIEVTQEEGFVKVVSPIDGTPAAEAGIESGDYITHVDGESVLGLTLDSAVDLMRGPVGSEIIITVVREGVDEPFDVSMIRDTIKLTAVRARTEGDSVVMRVTTFNDQTYPNLEEGLKEQIDAAGGLDKINGVVLDLRNNPGGLLNQAIKVADAFLDKGEIVSTRGRHPEDGERFNAEPGDLIDGKPIVVLINGGSASASEIVAGALKDHRRAIVVGTKSFGKGSVQTVMPLRSDGAMRLTTARYYTPSGRSIQNLGVSPDIVVEQPRPNPNAEEEEDATSPRTRSEADLRGRLSNDSLTEDEIKQIEEDQAKAEAAAERRQDDYQLAYAIDILKGLSAFQPDDQ, from the coding sequence ATGAAGAAATTTTTGATGGTGGCGGTCGGCGGGACACTCGCCGGGATCGTCGCCACGACACAGATCGCGGGGCCATTGCTGGCGCAGGAAAGCGAACGCAATGCCAGCGTCTATGAACAGCTCGACCTGTTCGGCGACATCTTCGAGCGGATCCGGGCCCAGTATGTCGAGGAAGTCGATCCTGGGGAGCTGATCGAAGCTGCCATCGACGGGATGCTGACCTCGCTCGATCCGCATTCCAGCTACCTGTCGCCCGATGACGCCGCCGCCATGCGCGTGCAGACGCGGGGCGAATTCGGCGGCCTGGGCATCGAAGTGACCCAGGAAGAGGGTTTCGTGAAGGTGGTGTCGCCCATCGACGGCACGCCTGCGGCCGAGGCCGGGATCGAATCCGGCGACTACATCACCCATGTGGACGGTGAAAGCGTTCTGGGCCTGACGCTGGACAGCGCGGTCGACCTGATGCGCGGGCCGGTGGGATCGGAAATCATCATCACCGTGGTGCGCGAAGGCGTGGACGAACCCTTTGACGTGTCGATGATCCGCGACACGATCAAGCTGACCGCCGTGCGGGCGCGCACCGAAGGCGACAGCGTCGTCATGCGGGTGACCACGTTCAACGACCAGACCTATCCGAACCTCGAAGAGGGGCTGAAGGAACAGATCGACGCGGCCGGCGGCCTGGACAAGATCAACGGCGTCGTGCTGGACCTGCGCAACAACCCGGGCGGGTTGCTGAACCAGGCGATCAAGGTGGCCGATGCCTTTCTCGACAAGGGAGAGATCGTGTCGACCCGTGGCCGGCATCCGGAGGATGGCGAACGGTTCAACGCGGAACCCGGGGACCTGATCGACGGCAAGCCGATCGTTGTGCTGATCAACGGCGGGTCCGCCTCGGCGTCGGAAATCGTCGCCGGCGCGCTGAAGGATCATCGCCGGGCGATCGTCGTGGGCACCAAGAGCTTTGGCAAGGGATCGGTGCAGACGGTGATGCCGCTGCGGTCCGACGGCGCGATGCGCCTGACCACGGCGCGTTATTACACGCCGTCGGGTCGGTCGATCCAGAACCTGGGCGTGTCGCCGGACATCGTTGTGGAACAACCGCGTCCGAACCCGAATGCCGAGGAAGAGGAAGACGCCACGAGCCCGCGCACCCGGTCCGAGGCCGACCTGCGCGGCCGCCTGTCCAACGACAGCCTGACCGAGGACGAGATCAAGCAGATCGAGGAAGACCAGGCCAAGGCGGAAGCCGCGGCCGAGCGGCGCCAGGACGACTATCAGCTGGCTTACGCGATCGACATCCTCAAGGGTCTGTCGGCCTTCCAGCCGGACGACCAGTGA
- a CDS encoding Membrane-bound metallopeptidase has product MIRFGAAVLIALSLAQPARAADPAEAARAAARQLEDATLSLQGAVTANDQVAALTQTVQAFEAGLAAMRDGLRRAALEEARLTAQLTSREDDISQLLGVLESIGTAPPPVLMLHPSGPLGAARSGMIMAEVTPGLNAQAEKLREDLTDVRDLRLLQETAVKRLADGLAGVQQARAALSQAIADRTDLPRRFTADPVRTAILISSTETLDGFASGLSETVEGEIPRTDADISGLKGELPLPVQGLLLHKAGQADAAGITRDGIIVATRPRALVVAPTAATIRYLGPLLDLGKVVILEPQADTLFIFSGLDQVFGEAGEVLPPGTPVGLMGGSDPATGEIVSTGGEGSGNERTETLYIEVRENGQTVDPESWFRTEQDG; this is encoded by the coding sequence ATGATCCGTTTCGGCGCCGCCGTCCTGATTGCGCTGTCGCTGGCCCAGCCCGCAAGGGCCGCGGACCCGGCCGAGGCGGCGCGCGCGGCGGCCCGGCAGCTGGAGGACGCCACGCTGTCGCTGCAGGGCGCGGTGACCGCCAACGACCAGGTGGCGGCGCTGACCCAGACCGTGCAGGCCTTCGAGGCCGGGCTTGCCGCGATGCGCGACGGGCTGCGCCGCGCCGCGCTGGAAGAGGCGCGGCTGACCGCGCAGCTGACGTCGCGCGAAGATGACATTTCGCAATTGCTCGGCGTGCTGGAAAGCATCGGCACCGCGCCGCCGCCCGTGCTGATGCTGCATCCCTCGGGCCCGCTGGGCGCGGCCCGGTCGGGGATGATCATGGCCGAGGTCACGCCGGGGCTGAACGCCCAGGCCGAGAAACTGCGCGAGGATCTGACCGATGTGCGCGACCTGCGCCTGCTGCAGGAGACCGCGGTAAAACGCCTGGCCGACGGGCTGGCCGGCGTCCAGCAGGCCCGCGCCGCGCTGAGCCAGGCGATCGCCGACCGCACCGACCTGCCGCGCCGCTTCACCGCCGACCCGGTGCGCACCGCGATCCTGATCAGTTCCACCGAAACGCTGGACGGCTTTGCATCGGGCCTGTCGGAAACGGTCGAGGGAGAGATCCCGCGCACCGATGCCGACATCAGCGGGCTGAAGGGGGAACTGCCCCTGCCGGTCCAGGGCCTGCTGCTGCACAAGGCCGGGCAGGCCGATGCGGCGGGCATCACGCGCGACGGCATCATCGTGGCGACCCGGCCCCGCGCGCTGGTGGTCGCGCCCACGGCGGCGACGATCCGCTACCTGGGGCCGCTGCTGGACCTGGGCAAGGTGGTGATCCTGGAACCGCAGGCCGATACGCTTTTCATTTTCTCGGGGCTCGACCAGGTTTTCGGAGAGGCCGGAGAAGTGCTGCCGCCGGGCACGCCCGTCGGGCTTATGGGCGGCTCGGACCCCGCCACCGGCGAGATCGTGTCAACAGGTGGTGAGGGGTCTGGAAACGAGCGGACAGAAACGCTTTACATAGAGGTCAGGGAAAACGGGCAGACGGTGGACCCCGAGTCGTGGTTCCGGACCGAACAGGATGGATAG